From Triticum urartu cultivar G1812 chromosome 2, Tu2.1, whole genome shotgun sequence, a single genomic window includes:
- the LOC125539087 gene encoding probable sphingolipid transporter spinster homolog 2: MGGSDAAPAARDDAQVVVVVGSPVDGPPAPSASDPPLAASAPASTPPAPEEAEAKRELSAAAPAESLVVEGKQVEAAAAAAQAMAVTVVRDVEAGPEASTSGVADEKPSWFTPKRLLVMFCIINMLNYVDRGVIASNGVNGSRGSCSGGTCSSGSGIQGDFNLSNFEDGVLSSAFMVGLLVASPIFASLAKIHNPFRLIGVGLLVWTIATAGCGCAFDFWSITVCRMLVGVGEASFISLAAPFIDDNAPAAQKTAWLAMFYMCIPTGIALGYVYGGLVGGHLHWRAAFWGESILMLPFVILGFVIKPLELKGFTHNKKTKEYGQMLSPELQDETNNNGIKQGVPAVVEGLAEKSSLSSFGKKVMIEIHHFGVDMKELLQEKVYVFNVAGYIFYNAVIGAYSYWGPKAGQDIYHMASADLMFGGITIVCGIVGTLAGGFILDKMDSTISNAFKLLSGATFLGAIFCFSAFCFKSLYGFIPFFSVGELLVFATQAPVNYICLHCVKPSLRPLSMAMSTVSIHIFGDVPSSPIVGALQDYLHNWRSTALLLTSVLFIAFGFWFTAIFFRSVDRSNEQSEHDVPATERSNLRPLLDDGNDEAHTSQ; encoded by the exons ATGGGCGGATCCGACGCAGCCCCAGCCGCAAGGGACGACGCCCAGGTCGTGGTGGTTGTGGGATCCCCCGTCGACGGCCCCCCCGCCCCCTCCGCCTCCGACCCCCCTCTCGCTGCCTCCGCGCCGGCCTCCACGCCaccggcgccggaggaggcggaAGCTAAGCGGGAGCTCTCGGCGGCTGCTCCGGCCGAGAGTTTAGTGGTGGAAGGTAAGcaggtggaggcggcggcggcggcggcgcaggccaTGGCGGTCACCGTGGTGCGGGACGTCGAGGCGGGCCCCGAAGCGAGCACCAGCGGCGTGGCCGACGAGAAGCCCTCCTGGTTCACCCCGAAGAG ATTACTTGTGATGTTCTGCATAATCAACATGCTAAATTATGTTGACCGGGGAGTAATAGCAAGTAATGGTGTCAATGGCAGCCGTGGCAGTTGTTCTGGTGGCACATGCTCATCAGGTTCTGGAATTCA GGGTGATTTTAATCTGAGCAATTTTGAAGATGGCGTGTTGTCCTCGGCATTTATGGTAGGGTTGTTGGTGGCTTCCCCGATATTTGCGTCATTGGCAAAAAT ACACAATCCTTTCAGGCTTATTGGCGTCGGATTGTTAGTCTGGACTATTGCAACAGCTGGCTGTGGGTGCGCGTTTGATTTCTGGTCAATTACTGTATGTCGCAT GTTAGTTGGTGTTGGTGAAGCTTCGTTTATAAGTCTCGCAGCTCCTTTCATTGATGACAATGCACCAGCAGCACAG AAAACTGCATGGCTTGCTATGTTCTACATGTGTATACCCACTGGGATAGCACTGGGTTATGTTTATGGTGGGTTG GTTGGGGGTCATCTGCACTGGCGTGCTGCTTTCTGGGGAGAGTCAATTTTGATGCTTCCCTTTGTCATTCTGGGCTTTGTGATAAAGCCACTAGAGCTCAAAG GATTTACTCACAACAAAAAGACAAAAGAGTATGGTCAAATGCTCAGTCCGGAGCTTCAAGATGAGACAA ATAATAACGGAATAAAGCAGGGTGTGCCTGCTGTAGTTGAGGGCCTTGCAGAAAAGTCTTCCCT CTCCAGTTTCGGGAAGAAAGTTATGATTGAAATCCATCATTTTGGGGTAGATATGAAAGAATTGCTACAAGAGAAAGTCTATGTTTTCAATGTGGCTG GTTACATCTTTTACAACGCTGTCATTGGTGCCTATTCATATTGGGGCCCCAAGGCTGGTCAGGATATCTACCACATG GCCAGTGCAGATCTAATGTTTGGCGGAATAACAATAGTGTGTGGAATAGTTGGAACCCTTGCAGGGGGTTTCATCCTTGACAAGATGGACTCTACAATTTCTAATGCTTTCAAG CTTCTTTCTGGCGCAACTTTCCTCGGGGCAATATTTTGTTTCAGTGCCTTTTGTTTCAAGAGCCTTTATGGATTCATACCCTTCTTTTCAGTGGGGGAGCTATTGGTTTTTGCAACTCAG GCTCCAGTAAACTACATATGCCTTCATTGTGTGAAACCAAGTTTGCGGCCATTATCAATGGCTATGTCTACTGTTTCGATACATATATTCGGTGATGTGCCTTCTTCACCCATTGTTGGGGCTCTTCAG GACTATCTCCATAACTGGAGATCAACTGCGCTTTTATTGACATCCGTCCTCTTTATTGCGTTTGGATTTTGGTTTACCG CCATATTTTTCCGCAGCGTTGATCGTTCGAATGAGCAGAGCGAGCATGATGTTCCTGCCACTGAGAGATCAAACCTCAGGCCATTGCTTGATGATGGAAACGATGAAGCGCACACTTCTCAATGA